The Vanessa atalanta chromosome 4, ilVanAtal1.2, whole genome shotgun sequence genome segment TACTATGTGAATTAATATATGCGAGTGTCACTCATGcaagtttaacatttaattacgtAACTACAAATGATATGCAAAGATACAAGTAGTGCTATCATTTATAACAAgtggatatacatacatatcacaTTAACTTACGTAGATAAAAATTTTCCATTTCGTAaaagttttgaattttatatttcacaacTCCAatgttactattttatattataggaaaCATGTTATGGCACACGaaacaaatttcaatataataattacataatatcactataattttttgataaaattatttacgtgaAAAATTAGATACCTTTACTTAGGCACGACGAAATACTTTAgcgtgttttgttataaatacaatcaaatgtttaatgttttgctTTATGGAACTAGTCGTTAATTGGAAATTAGgtgctttaattaaattatctacatCGGTTTTACAAGACAATGCTACTTGaacttttatctatattatttacactagtcggattttcaatttcaatttcaattgtTACTAAATTTATTGCCAAGCGTTTACTCATTCAGTTACTACTTGAAGACTTAagctaatgatataattaattcacaaaTTCGTTTATTGATATTCGACGGACTATATCAATTGGCTTATTAATCGAATCAATAACACGATAAACATTTCTTAGCGATTCATAATTATgacgatatttttaatacacttaTTACAGTTCtgtacaatatttacatttattaacattacaaaaGACTAGCTACAATTTtcaaataacgtaataaatatttattatacgcaATAAAGTTTTAGTGTTACTaagtatcttaaaaatattaaactaacgtATTAACctcaaattataaagaaagtcACAGTCTTTACGATTAATCCAAGGTTGCAATGAAGCATTTAGTATGTAGATACAAAagtccttatttattaattttacacttAACAAGGTGCGGAAGAACAGTTACATTATTGTAACAACATCACTATGAAAAGTGCACTACGTTAGTCTATACGTCCGTTTGGCACAAGTCGCCGAAAACCGGCAAGGCGTGATACTACCGTGTCACTGAATCAACCCGTGGGTGAGGAGCGGGTGGTGGGGGAACAGGCGCATGAAGTCCTTGAGTTCCACTTAAAACATTTTGTCCATGCTTAAAAGACGTCAAGCGTGCTAAAGTTCTTGTAGCATCGTTGTCGAAGTTAGGCCTCTCGTATTGATGCTTAGGTCTTTGACGTTGTGGCTGCATCGCTTGTAATTCATCATAACCACCATCGTCACCGTAATTTTCATCATCCGATTCTTCTTCGCCGAATGCTCTGTACGTCGTTTCCGATTGTGAATTTTTTCGAGAACTCACACCGTAACTTCGACCAATGAGCGATTGCGTTACGTCGGTCTTGATATTCTTATCTCCTTTTCTCTCCTCTAAGCTTTGGTTATATCTAATTTGAGCTTTTTGTGTTTTATCTAATGAAGGTAgatcataaaatttaagaacattCGGATGACCTTGAAAGTATTTTTCACTGTATACGTTTCTATTGTAATAGCCGCCGTTGCTGGCTGGATATAGTTCTTCGTCTGGTGCATAACGATTGTCAAAATTATCAACATTTTTGGTTCCTGGAGGGAACCATCCCTGTTGATAAAACAAATAGTTGTAATAAGGGAAATTTATTCTATAtgtatcttataataataaagttaaaacataCCAAGGAACTGACGCACTGTCTAGTATTCGCGACAAGCGTAACTGAAGCATAGGCAGCAGGTGAAGTTGCGGTCTTGCTTGTATTCCATTCATTGCCATTAACTCTTGAAGCTGTTACTTCTGCATATTCCGGTAACTGTTGCGCTACTTTGTCATATTCAGAGTTAGCCTTATCTTTACTATGATTTGATTGGCTACCAGACATACATAAGCCTGGTTGGTTCTCCATCCACAAAAGTGACTCTGTTTTAGTTactgtgtttttattataacaactgCTAAGCGGGTGCGATAATGAGACTGCTgcttttatattcatttgagTCACCAAGCTTGTCCCATTTGAgtctaaaacaataattatataattgataaaattagaatagaatattattatattatattttgttataacgaTATTATACACAAAGGGTTGTAAAATGTAACCCACAAATAAAGCGACTTAAATTGGCTTAAAGGTAACTGGGTGAATCAACAAACGAATTGCCTcgagaaaacaaaataaaaacatttacatttactgAGTCTTTATTTTTCGGATTTGTATCATTCCTTTGTGCCTTGAACGTGAATGCGAAATGAAAGAGATCCACTGCGCTACGAAGAGAGGGCTCGTGCTACCTTTCAACTTGAAAGTAATCTAGCACCCTCCCGCCCCTCGCATGGCAAAGCCTCCATCAAACAAACGCTCGGCACCCTTGCCACCCTACGACACCCGtggaatgtttttaattttgaaattctgATGCTGATTCTAGGAAAAGATGTAAGTATTTGGGGCTAAGATGAATATGTGCTTACTTTAAAAAACCCAACTACGACCCTTTGTAttattacatgtatgtatatcgaacagtaatttctaaataatgtatCTAATTACTCACCGTAAATATTGGGAAGCGCAGACTTCTTCGCAAAAATATTGTGTCTTCTTACGTAAATTATTCCACCGATCATAACAATTTTGAACAAAACAATTGCTCCAATCAAAAAGTAAAACCATGTTTCCATTACAAAATCTCCTGCGACGATTGACACTTCTCCATTACCTggatatctaaaataaaaatacccatAGTATGTTAtgtcgtaatttaaaaaaaataattatgtttcaatatggatatatatatttcatttgttttacctTGATAGTGGGTCTAGTCCAACAGAGCGGGaatctatattcaaatatactttttgaCTGAACGGACCTAATCCGACGATAGTTTCAGCTGCGATCTGAACGGAATAACTAACACCTGAAGTTAAATTAGTCATTATCAAACTGGTAGCTTGATGAACAGTCGTGTTGATAGCGACCATTGATTTGTTTGCAGGTATGTCTAACCAATTTAATACAACATTGTATCCGACGATTACTCCGTTTTGCAAGTTAGGCTCAGGTGGTTGCCATTTTAAATGTACcgttgttgtattataaataaacatttctatatTTGTTGGAGGTCCATCGGGAActgaaaaaacaatatatatacaggacctattttagaagatttttttaaataaaaagtaaaaacaaacattattatcattcagtttaaatttaaaacaaaaaccataATAATTACCATCATCTAGGGTTTGAGCTGTTTTGGAATTCGAAGGTTTTCCCtcgaattttttataaaaaggcaCAAGAAAGAACTCAtacttcatatattttcttaaagatGTTAGTTCGTATCCTGATACATCATTGGAATGTAGTATAGTTTTAATCTCATATTCTATTGTCTTATTGTCCAGAGgtctaaaatatatgaaaagaccctctaaataaaagaaattcaatATTTCCCACATAAGTTTGATTGTTTTCGAATCTATAGGTGTCGCTTCAATAAGTTCTACGATATTATCAGTCAtgatattctttttaaattctgtgttatttgaaaatattcctCCTTCCCATAGAAGATTTGTATCTTCTCCAACCGTTACGGCTTCTGATGTTGGACTTGGTCCTGATAAGCCATGAGAATTTTCCGctctaataataaacatatatgttataCCGGGAATTAATGATTTCACTATGTAGTGCGTCTGATGAACTCTCTTTGAAACAACAACCCATCCTCGTGAGTTGCGAGGAGTATTGTTTCCTGAAAGGGTCTCTCTTGAAAACATTTCAACCTGATAGCCAAGAATTGAAGACgatccaattttattattctgattCCATGTTATTGTTATGCTCGTgtctgttatattataaatttgtggtTTAGTTGGAGGACCTGGTAAAGCCGACGTATCAGCCGCCCTAAAGAAATGAATATTTGGATTCGTCGGACTATCGACTAATAAAACTCCGCTCCAAACATACTTTCCGTGCTGCGACGAAGCAACACAGGTGTACGTACCACTGTCTTCTTTATCTAAATCTCTTAAAATGAGCGTTCCATCGTTTGAGATATTTCTTCTTTGATTTTGTATCAAAGCTTTTCCTTCAAAGTACCACGCTATTATTGGTTCAGGTGTGCCTATAGCCGCACAGGGGAAAATGGCCATTGATTTTATAGGTAACGTTTGGTTAGAGGGACCACTCGTTATTATCGGTGGCGGGCGGTCATCGTCTGATGTCACGGTTAGTTTCCCTCTAACAAACGAACTACCAGCAAAGTTTACTGCTGAACAAACTATTGTATTTCCactatcatttttatttgtgttattgaCAGTTAATACAGTTACACCGTCTAATATTGTCGAAGCATGATATTTTCCTCGTGATGTACCCGGTAGTATAACCGTTCTGTTTCCTTCCAAGCTCCAGAACATCGTTGGCTCAGGTTTTCCTGTAGATGTGCAAGTAAATGTAGCGGTCGAACCACTTTCTATTATAACAGAACTTGGTTTTAATATGACTGAAGGTGGatctgaaataaaacatttttgattattgcttctgtatattatttttttttttcagtatagaAAGTAGTTACAaaaatttaagcaattaaaaatattactaaccaTGGACGGTTAAGTATCCGCTTGCACTTACTGCTCCAACTGCATTGTCAGCTTCACATGTATATTCTCCCTCATCTGCTAAAACAACATTGTCGAGCCTAAGGCTTCTGTCGTCAAGGACTTTGACACGGCCGAGTGGCATGTTACCACCGCCGGCTGTCCTTCTCCATAGTACATCAGGGAGGGGGTCACCACCCACTCTACATTGAAAGGTAACACTCCCACTAGTTTGTGCTACAACGTCCTCCGGCCCCGCAATTAAATATGGTTTAACTGCACAACACAGATAATATCATTATAGTATTTGTTGAATAAACagtgtataaaatatagtataagcGATTATATTTAAGctcaatattttgttaacatttcatatacatgtaaattaataacttacTATGTATTTTAAGCGTAGCAATCGCAGATTCTCTAGTGCCAGCTGCATTCCTTGCAATACACTGATATCTGCCAGCGTCAGTTTGCCTCGCGTCTTGTATTACGAGACTACCTCCGTCTACTAAGTGCATTCTGAAGCAATAACATTCTTATGAGCGGagctttaatttacaataaaattatgactTCAATTTTCATTACTTTGGCTTAAGCGTAAAGTAACAAAGTCATTCAAATATTGGGCGGAATAATTCAATaggaaattaacatttaataaaggGTCCAGTGAGTAAGAACTATTCAGATTTTTACTTGATTGCTTGTCGAGCTCTTCAAATATCCCCTTCTTTATGACTTTGATGTACTCTCCCTactgttaattattttcatgcTTCACCATACATACTGTTCCCTCAAGATGTAACCTTACGCCATGCCTCATAAAAATTCATAGGCTACGAATGGAGATGAATTGGcaataaaacttacaaaattgatttcaaaGTTAGcgaaaattgatattaaataaaaaatacaaatgttttatgtCGTAAAATGaagcaaattataataaaaggaaattattaataaaacaacggACGGACGGAAAATAAGTCATGGATCAGCCTAAttgcataaatttattttactcgaaatctattaatgttttttaggtttttaaaagaaagtaaaacattgaaatttttttttaaataattcataagtgGATAAAAGATTGCAATGGATTACACGAATAACTACGACTTTAGggcttacattttttaaatcattttaattttattaattcggtCTTATGTGACTTATCTGTAGAGATTCACAAGACTATCGGGTTTCCACCATCCCATTTAACTTCAAGTGCTCTTACCAACTACCCTCGATTTTACGCTAAGTGTGCACTGTCGAACTAGCGAGTAACTTTCATTTGATATTCCAGTGCTccacattttaatatatctggCAACTTTACAACATTTCCGCAATTCAAAAGTTTGTTTTCAATAGTTTTTAGTGGctgcataaattaattattatctctaCAGTGAGATAGTATTTTTGTAAGTGAAGTTTTTTTATGGCAGAAATATGTGTTGAAGACTTACCTAGAATCTCCATCAAAGTGTAAAATTTGACCATTCTTCTTCCAATAAACCATTGGCTCGGGTGAACCCCGTGGTGGTGAACATTCTAATATGACTGTTTCTCCTTGGGCAGTCTGTGTTGTCACTGGTTCCAAACGAAATTCTTCGCGAAGCACtaaaatatagaataagaaTGTAGAAAATTGCAAACGAAGTTC includes the following:
- the LOC125077670 gene encoding roundabout homolog 2-like produces the protein MDTLAVVTSLLGLFCLGPVNGGLSDDYMSSGEAPYIIEQPLDVTVARHQPATLNCRAGGSPAPSIRWYKGGVLVVSDTHRSLLPAGGLFFLRATHGRAHSDAGVYWCEATNPYGTARSRNATLHVAVLREEFRLEPVTTQTAQGETVILECSPPRGSPEPMVYWKKNGQILHFDGDSRMHLVDGGSLVIQDARQTDAGRYQCIARNAAGTRESAIATLKIHIKPYLIAGPEDVVAQTSGSVTFQCRVGGDPLPDVLWRRTAGGGNMPLGRVKVLDDRSLRLDNVVLADEGEYTCEADNAVGAVSASGYLTVHDPPSVILKPSSVIIESGSTATFTCTSTGKPEPTMFWSLEGNRTVILPGTSRGKYHASTILDGVTVLTVNNTNKNDSGNTIVCSAVNFAGSSFVRGKLTVTSDDDRPPPIITSGPSNQTLPIKSMAIFPCAAIGTPEPIIAWYFEGKALIQNQRRNISNDGTLILRDLDKEDSGTYTCVASSQHGKYVWSGVLLVDSPTNPNIHFFRAADTSALPGPPTKPQIYNITDTSITITWNQNNKIGSSSILGYQVEMFSRETLSGNNTPRNSRGWVVVSKRVHQTHYIVKSLIPGITYMFIIRAENSHGLSGPSPTSEAVTVGEDTNLLWEGGIFSNNTEFKKNIMTDNIVELIEATPIDSKTIKLMWEILNFFYLEGLFIYFRPLDNKTIEYEIKTILHSNDVSGYELTSLRKYMKYEFFLVPFYKKFEGKPSNSKTAQTLDDVPDGPPTNIEMFIYNTTTVHLKWQPPEPNLQNGVIVGYNVVLNWLDIPANKSMVAINTTVHQATSLIMTNLTSGVSYSVQIAAETIVGLGPFSQKVYLNIDSRSVGLDPLSRYPGNGEVSIVAGDFVMETWFYFLIGAIVLFKIVMIGGIIYVRRHNIFAKKSALPNIYDSNGTSLVTQMNIKAAVSLSHPLSSCYNKNTVTKTESLLWMENQPGLCMSGSQSNHSKDKANSEYDKVAQQLPEYAEVTASRVNGNEWNTSKTATSPAAYASVTLVANTRQCVSSLGWFPPGTKNVDNFDNRYAPDEELYPASNGGYYNRNVYSEKYFQGHPNVLKFYDLPSLDKTQKAQIRYNQSLEERKGDKNIKTDVTQSLIGRSYGVSSRKNSQSETTYRAFGEEESDDENYGDDGGYDELQAMQPQRQRPKHQYERPNFDNDATRTLARLTSFKHGQNVLSGTQGLHAPVPPPPAPHPRVDSVTR